Part of the Leifsonia soli genome is shown below.
TAGATCGACCTCTTGAAGACCACTTCTAGGCCACGGACTCGCCGGCGGACGCGGACGCGCCCGCGACGGGGGTGATGCCGCGCTCGGCCAGAGCAGAGGCGATCCGCTCGGCGACCTCGTCCATCGCGCCCAGGCCGTCGACCGGGACCAGCAGGCCCCGCTCGCGGTAGACGTCGATCAGCGGGGACGTCTCACGCAGGTAGACCTCCTGGCGGTGGCGGATGGCCTCCTCCGAGTCGTCGGCGCGGCCCTGCTCGAGGGCGCGCTTGGTCAGGCGCTCCACGATCTCGTCCTGGTCGGCGGTGAGCTGGATGACCGCATCCAGCTTCTGTCCCTTGCCCGCGAGGAGCTCGTCGAGATAGTCGACCTGCGCGAGCGTGCGCGGATACCCGTCGAGCAGGAAGCCGTTCTTGGCGTCCTCCTCGCCGAGCCGGTCGGCGACCAGCTGGTTGGTGAGGGTGTCCGGGACGTAGTCCCCCGCATCCACGATGGCCTTGACCTGCTTGCCGAGCGGCGTCTCGTTCTTGATGTTGGCCCGGAAGATGTCGCCCGTGGAGATGTCGGGGATCCCGTAGGTGGTCGTGATGCGGGAGGCCTGGGTGCCCTTGCCCGCTCCGGGGGGTCCGACGATCAGCATTCGGGTCAACGCAGAAGCCCTTCGTAATGCCGCTGCTGGAGCTGGGAGTCGATCTGCTTGACCGTCTCCAGCCCGACACCGACGATGATCAGGATGGACGTGCCGCCGAACATGAAGTTCTGGCTTGCGCCGATCAACGCGAAGGCGACCAAGGGGATCAGCGCGATGATGCCCAGATAGAACGAACCGGGCAGGGTCACCCGCGTGAGCACGTAGTCGAGGTACTCGGCCGTCGGACGGCCCGCGCGGATGCCGGGGATGAAGCCGCCGTACTTCTTCATGTTGTCCGCGACCTCCTCCGGGTTGAAGGTGATCGCCACGTAGAAGTAGGTGAAGCCGACGATCAGGAGGAAGTACAGCAGCATGTACAGCGGGTGGTCGCCCTTGGTCAGGTAGTTCGTGATCCAGGTGACCCACGGCGCCGGGGCCTTGCCCGCGGCCGGCTGGTTGAACTGGGCGATGAGCGCCGGCAGGTACAGCAGCGACGAGGCGAAGATCACGGGCACCACGCCGGCCATGTTGACCTTGATCGGGATGTACGTGTTGTTGCCGCCGTAGGTGCGCCGGCCGACCATCCGTTTCGCGTACTGCACGGGGATGCGCCGCTGCGACTGCTCGACGAACACGACGCCCATGACGATGAGCAATCCGATCGCGATCACGACCAGCAGGATCTCGATGCCCTGCGACTGGCCGACCGCCCACAGGGAGGACGGGAACTGCGCGGCGATCGAGGTGAAGATGAGGAGCGACATGCCGTTGCCGATGCCGCGCTCGGTCACGAGCTCGCCCATCCACATGATGAGGCCCGTTCCGGCGGTCATGGTGACGACCATGAGCATGATCGCGTACCAGGAGTCGTCCGTGATCAGCTGCGTGCACTGCGAGACGGCAGTGGTGCCGAACAGGGCGCCGCTCCGGGCGACGGTGATGAGGGTCGTCGACTGGAGGACGCCCAGCGCGATCGTGAGGTAGCGCGTGTACTGCGTGAGCTTGGCCTGACCGGCCTGGCCCTCCTTGTAGAGGGTCTCGAAGCGCGGGATGACCACGCGCAGCAGCTGCACGATGATCGACGCGGTGATGTACGGCATGATGCCGAGCGCGAAGATCGAGAGTTTGAGGAGGGCACCGCCGGAGAAGAGGTTCACCAGCGAATACAGGCCGGAGGTGTCCTGATTGGCGTTCAGACAGGTCTGGACGTTGCCGAAGTCGACGAACGGCGCCGGGATGAAGGACCCCAGCCGGAACAGGGCGATGATGCCCAGCGTGAAGAAGATCTTCCGGCGAAGATCCGGGGTGCGGAAGATCCGCCCAACGGCGCTAAACAATCCTGCGTCCTGCTTTCCTAAGAGTCAGTCGGGTGGCCGGTTCCCCGGCCACCCGACTCAGCTGCTCTGCGGATGACTACTTGACGGAGCCACCTGCGGCGACGATCTTCTGCTCGGCAGAGCCGGAGACCTTGTCCACCGCAACGTTCAGCTTAACCGCAATGTCCCCGTTGCCGAGAACCTTGACCTTTTCGTTCTTGCGAACGGCACCCTTGGCGACCAGGTCGGCGACGGTGACGTCACCGCCGGACGGGTACAGCTCGGCGAGCTTCTCCAGGTTCACGACCTGGTACTCGACGCGGAACGGGTTCTTGAAGCCGCGCAGCTTCGGCGCACGCATGTGCAGCGGAAGCTGACCGCCCTGGAAACCGGGGCGCACCTGGTAGCGCGCCTTGGTTCCCTTGGTACCGCGGCCGGCCGTCTTGCCCTTGGAGCCCTCACCGCGTCCGACGCGGGTCTTCTCCTTCTTGGCACCGGCGGCGGGGCGCAGGTGGTGCACCTTCAGGACCTGCTCGCGCGGAGCGGCGACGTCCTTCTTGGCGGAGGACTTCGCGGCCGGCTTCGCGGCCACGGTGTCGTCCGTGCTGGAGGCGGCGGCCTTGTCGGCAGCGGCCTTCGCCGGTGCCTTCTTGGCCGGAGCCTTCTTCTCGGTGCTGGTCTTCTCGGCGGCAGCCTTCGCGGCGGCCGGCTTGTCGGCGGCAGCCTTCGTGGCAGTAGCCTTCGTGCTCGCGGCCTTGGTCGCGGGCTTCTTGGCGGCCGGCTTCTCAGCGGCCTCTGTTGTGGCCTTCTCTTCAGCCATTAGTCAATCTCCTCGACCTTCACCAGGTGAGCGACGGTGTTGACGTACCCGCGGTTCTGCGGGTTGTCCTCGCGGACGACGACGTCACCGATGCGCTTCAGTCCCAGACTGCGCAGCGTGTCGCGCTGGTACTGCTTCTCG
Proteins encoded:
- a CDS encoding adenylate kinase is translated as MTRMLIVGPPGAGKGTQASRITTTYGIPDISTGDIFRANIKNETPLGKQVKAIVDAGDYVPDTLTNQLVADRLGEEDAKNGFLLDGYPRTLAQVDYLDELLAGKGQKLDAVIQLTADQDEIVERLTKRALEQGRADDSEEAIRHRQEVYLRETSPLIDVYRERGLLVPVDGLGAMDEVAERIASALAERGITPVAGASASAGESVA
- the secY gene encoding preprotein translocase subunit SecY, with the protein product MFSAVGRIFRTPDLRRKIFFTLGIIALFRLGSFIPAPFVDFGNVQTCLNANQDTSGLYSLVNLFSGGALLKLSIFALGIMPYITASIIVQLLRVVIPRFETLYKEGQAGQAKLTQYTRYLTIALGVLQSTTLITVARSGALFGTTAVSQCTQLITDDSWYAIMLMVVTMTAGTGLIMWMGELVTERGIGNGMSLLIFTSIAAQFPSSLWAVGQSQGIEILLVVIAIGLLIVMGVVFVEQSQRRIPVQYAKRMVGRRTYGGNNTYIPIKVNMAGVVPVIFASSLLYLPALIAQFNQPAAGKAPAPWVTWITNYLTKGDHPLYMLLYFLLIVGFTYFYVAITFNPEEVADNMKKYGGFIPGIRAGRPTAEYLDYVLTRVTLPGSFYLGIIALIPLVAFALIGASQNFMFGGTSILIIVGVGLETVKQIDSQLQQRHYEGLLR
- the rplO gene encoding 50S ribosomal protein L15 — protein: MAEEKATTEAAEKPAAKKPATKAASTKATATKAAADKPAAAKAAAEKTSTEKKAPAKKAPAKAAADKAAASSTDDTVAAKPAAKSSAKKDVAAPREQVLKVHHLRPAAGAKKEKTRVGRGEGSKGKTAGRGTKGTKARYQVRPGFQGGQLPLHMRAPKLRGFKNPFRVEYQVVNLEKLAELYPSGGDVTVADLVAKGAVRKNEKVKVLGNGDIAVKLNVAVDKVSGSAEQKIVAAGGSVK
- the rpmD gene encoding 50S ribosomal protein L30 is translated as MAARLKITQIKSKVSEKQYQRDTLRSLGLKRIGDVVVREDNPQNRGYVNTVAHLVKVEEID